The following proteins come from a genomic window of Meles meles chromosome 1, mMelMel3.1 paternal haplotype, whole genome shotgun sequence:
- the PDP1 gene encoding pyruvate dehyrogenase phosphatase catalytic subunit 1 isoform X2 translates to MCVCPGPRRIGIPVRSSSLPLFSDAMPAPTQLFFPLIRNCELSRIYGTACYCHHRHLCCSSPYLAQSRLRCTPPPAYATFCRPKEGWWQHTQGRRYASTPQKFYLTPPQVNSILKANEYSFKVPEFDGKNVSSVLGFDSNQLPANAPIEDRRSAATCLQTRGMLLGVFDGHAGCACSQAVSERLFYYIAVSLLPHETLLEIENAVESGRALLPILQWHKHPNDYFSKEASKLYFNSLRTYWQELIDLNTGESTDIDVKEALINAFKRLDNDISLEAQVGDPNSFLNYLVLRVAFSGATACVAHVDGVDLHVANTGDSRAMLGVQEEDGSWSAVTLSNDHNAQNERELERLKLEHPKNEAKSVVKQDRLLGLLMPFRAFGDVKFKWSIDLQKRVIESGPDQLNDNEYTKFIPPNYYTPPYLTAEPEVTYHRLRPQDKFLVLATDGLWETMHRQDVVRIVGEYLTGMHHQQPIAVGGYKVTLGQMHGLLTERRAKMSSVFEDQNAATHLIRHAVGNNEFGTVDHERLSKMLSLPEELARMYRDDITIIVVQFNSHVVGAYQNQD, encoded by the coding sequence GAATCCCCGTCAGAAGCTCCAGCCTGCCGCTGTTTTCTGATGCCATGCCAGCACCGACTCAGCTGTTCTTCCCCCTGATCCGGAACTGTGAACTGAGCCGAATCTATGGCACCGCATGTTACTGCCACCACAGACATCTGTGCTGCTCGTCTCCATACCTGGCACAGAGCCGCCTGAGATGCACGCCACCCCCGGCATACGCTACCTTCTGCCGGCCAAAGGAGGGCTGGTGGCAGCACACCCAAGGACGGAGATACGCTTCCACGCCGCAGAAATTTTACCTCACCCCTCCGCAGGTCAACAGCATCCTGAAAGCAAATGAATACAGTTTCAAAGTGCCAGAATTTGATGGCAAAAATGTCAGTTCGGTCCTTGGATTTGACAGCAATCAGCTGCCTGCAAATGCCCCCATCGAGGACCGGAGAAGCGCAGCCACGTGCTTGCAGACCAGAGGGATGCTCTTGGGGGTTTTTGACGGCCACGCAGGCTGCGCTTGTTCCCAGGCGGTCAGTGAGAGACTCTTCTATTATATTGCCGTCTCTTTGTTACCCCATGAGACTTTGCTAGAGATTGAAAATGCAGTAGAGAGCGGTCGGGCCCTGCTGCCCATTCTCCAGTGGCACAAGCACCCCAATGATTACTTCAGTAAGGAGGCATCCAAATTGTATTTCAACAGCTTGAGGACTTACTGGCAAGAACTTATAGACCTCAACACTGGGGAGTCTACTGATATCGATGTCAAGGAGGCTTTAATTAACGCTTTCAAGAGGCTTGACAATGACATCTCTTTGGAGGCTCAAGTTGGTGATCCCAATTCTTTCCTCAACTACCTGGTGCTTCGAGTGGCATTTTCTGGGGCCACTGCTTGTGTGGCCCATGTGGATGGTGTTGACCTTCATGTGGCCAATACCGGTGACAGCAGAGCCATGCTGGGTGTGCAGGAAGAGGATGGCTCCTGGTCAGCAGTCACTCTCTCCAATGACCACAATgcacagaatgagagagaactgGAACGGCTGAAACTGGAACATCCAAAGAATGAGGCCAAGAGTGTGGTGAAACAGGATCGGCTGCTCGGCTTGTTGATGCCTTTTAGGGCTTTCGGAGATGTAAAGTTCAAATGGAGCATTGACCTTCAAAAGAGGGTGATAGAATCAGGCCCAGACCAGTTGAATGACAATGAATATACCAAGTTTATCCCTCCTAATTATTACACGCCTCCTTATCTCACTGCTGAGCCAGAGGTAACTTACCACCGACTGAGGCCACAGGATAAGTTTCTAGTATTGGCTACTGATGGGCTGTGGGAGACTATGCATAGGCAGGATGTGGTTAGGATTGTGGGTGAGTACCTGACTGGCATGCATCACCAGCagcccatagctgttggcggctACAAGGTGACTCTAGGACAGATGCATGGCCTTTTAACAGAGAGGAGAGCCAAGATGTCCTCGGTATTTGAGGACCAGAATGCAGCAACCCATCTCATTCGTCACGCGGTAGGCAACAACGAGTTTGGGACTGTTGATCACGAGCGCCTTTCCAAAATGCTTAGTCTTCCTGAGGAACTTGCTCGGATGTACAGAGACGACATTACAATCATTGTGGTTCAGTTCAATTCGCATGTGGTAGGGGCGTATCAAAACCAAGACTAG
- the PDP1 gene encoding pyruvate dehyrogenase phosphatase catalytic subunit 1 isoform X1 encodes MEGPVPGRISARFWVPAASGCVPDSLAGRMCVCPGPRRIGIPVRSSSLPLFSDAMPAPTQLFFPLIRNCELSRIYGTACYCHHRHLCCSSPYLAQSRLRCTPPPAYATFCRPKEGWWQHTQGRRYASTPQKFYLTPPQVNSILKANEYSFKVPEFDGKNVSSVLGFDSNQLPANAPIEDRRSAATCLQTRGMLLGVFDGHAGCACSQAVSERLFYYIAVSLLPHETLLEIENAVESGRALLPILQWHKHPNDYFSKEASKLYFNSLRTYWQELIDLNTGESTDIDVKEALINAFKRLDNDISLEAQVGDPNSFLNYLVLRVAFSGATACVAHVDGVDLHVANTGDSRAMLGVQEEDGSWSAVTLSNDHNAQNERELERLKLEHPKNEAKSVVKQDRLLGLLMPFRAFGDVKFKWSIDLQKRVIESGPDQLNDNEYTKFIPPNYYTPPYLTAEPEVTYHRLRPQDKFLVLATDGLWETMHRQDVVRIVGEYLTGMHHQQPIAVGGYKVTLGQMHGLLTERRAKMSSVFEDQNAATHLIRHAVGNNEFGTVDHERLSKMLSLPEELARMYRDDITIIVVQFNSHVVGAYQNQD; translated from the coding sequence GAATCCCCGTCAGAAGCTCCAGCCTGCCGCTGTTTTCTGATGCCATGCCAGCACCGACTCAGCTGTTCTTCCCCCTGATCCGGAACTGTGAACTGAGCCGAATCTATGGCACCGCATGTTACTGCCACCACAGACATCTGTGCTGCTCGTCTCCATACCTGGCACAGAGCCGCCTGAGATGCACGCCACCCCCGGCATACGCTACCTTCTGCCGGCCAAAGGAGGGCTGGTGGCAGCACACCCAAGGACGGAGATACGCTTCCACGCCGCAGAAATTTTACCTCACCCCTCCGCAGGTCAACAGCATCCTGAAAGCAAATGAATACAGTTTCAAAGTGCCAGAATTTGATGGCAAAAATGTCAGTTCGGTCCTTGGATTTGACAGCAATCAGCTGCCTGCAAATGCCCCCATCGAGGACCGGAGAAGCGCAGCCACGTGCTTGCAGACCAGAGGGATGCTCTTGGGGGTTTTTGACGGCCACGCAGGCTGCGCTTGTTCCCAGGCGGTCAGTGAGAGACTCTTCTATTATATTGCCGTCTCTTTGTTACCCCATGAGACTTTGCTAGAGATTGAAAATGCAGTAGAGAGCGGTCGGGCCCTGCTGCCCATTCTCCAGTGGCACAAGCACCCCAATGATTACTTCAGTAAGGAGGCATCCAAATTGTATTTCAACAGCTTGAGGACTTACTGGCAAGAACTTATAGACCTCAACACTGGGGAGTCTACTGATATCGATGTCAAGGAGGCTTTAATTAACGCTTTCAAGAGGCTTGACAATGACATCTCTTTGGAGGCTCAAGTTGGTGATCCCAATTCTTTCCTCAACTACCTGGTGCTTCGAGTGGCATTTTCTGGGGCCACTGCTTGTGTGGCCCATGTGGATGGTGTTGACCTTCATGTGGCCAATACCGGTGACAGCAGAGCCATGCTGGGTGTGCAGGAAGAGGATGGCTCCTGGTCAGCAGTCACTCTCTCCAATGACCACAATgcacagaatgagagagaactgGAACGGCTGAAACTGGAACATCCAAAGAATGAGGCCAAGAGTGTGGTGAAACAGGATCGGCTGCTCGGCTTGTTGATGCCTTTTAGGGCTTTCGGAGATGTAAAGTTCAAATGGAGCATTGACCTTCAAAAGAGGGTGATAGAATCAGGCCCAGACCAGTTGAATGACAATGAATATACCAAGTTTATCCCTCCTAATTATTACACGCCTCCTTATCTCACTGCTGAGCCAGAGGTAACTTACCACCGACTGAGGCCACAGGATAAGTTTCTAGTATTGGCTACTGATGGGCTGTGGGAGACTATGCATAGGCAGGATGTGGTTAGGATTGTGGGTGAGTACCTGACTGGCATGCATCACCAGCagcccatagctgttggcggctACAAGGTGACTCTAGGACAGATGCATGGCCTTTTAACAGAGAGGAGAGCCAAGATGTCCTCGGTATTTGAGGACCAGAATGCAGCAACCCATCTCATTCGTCACGCGGTAGGCAACAACGAGTTTGGGACTGTTGATCACGAGCGCCTTTCCAAAATGCTTAGTCTTCCTGAGGAACTTGCTCGGATGTACAGAGACGACATTACAATCATTGTGGTTCAGTTCAATTCGCATGTGGTAGGGGCGTATCAAAACCAAGACTAG
- the PDP1 gene encoding pyruvate dehyrogenase phosphatase catalytic subunit 1 isoform X3 → MPAPTQLFFPLIRNCELSRIYGTACYCHHRHLCCSSPYLAQSRLRCTPPPAYATFCRPKEGWWQHTQGRRYASTPQKFYLTPPQVNSILKANEYSFKVPEFDGKNVSSVLGFDSNQLPANAPIEDRRSAATCLQTRGMLLGVFDGHAGCACSQAVSERLFYYIAVSLLPHETLLEIENAVESGRALLPILQWHKHPNDYFSKEASKLYFNSLRTYWQELIDLNTGESTDIDVKEALINAFKRLDNDISLEAQVGDPNSFLNYLVLRVAFSGATACVAHVDGVDLHVANTGDSRAMLGVQEEDGSWSAVTLSNDHNAQNERELERLKLEHPKNEAKSVVKQDRLLGLLMPFRAFGDVKFKWSIDLQKRVIESGPDQLNDNEYTKFIPPNYYTPPYLTAEPEVTYHRLRPQDKFLVLATDGLWETMHRQDVVRIVGEYLTGMHHQQPIAVGGYKVTLGQMHGLLTERRAKMSSVFEDQNAATHLIRHAVGNNEFGTVDHERLSKMLSLPEELARMYRDDITIIVVQFNSHVVGAYQNQD, encoded by the coding sequence ATGCCAGCACCGACTCAGCTGTTCTTCCCCCTGATCCGGAACTGTGAACTGAGCCGAATCTATGGCACCGCATGTTACTGCCACCACAGACATCTGTGCTGCTCGTCTCCATACCTGGCACAGAGCCGCCTGAGATGCACGCCACCCCCGGCATACGCTACCTTCTGCCGGCCAAAGGAGGGCTGGTGGCAGCACACCCAAGGACGGAGATACGCTTCCACGCCGCAGAAATTTTACCTCACCCCTCCGCAGGTCAACAGCATCCTGAAAGCAAATGAATACAGTTTCAAAGTGCCAGAATTTGATGGCAAAAATGTCAGTTCGGTCCTTGGATTTGACAGCAATCAGCTGCCTGCAAATGCCCCCATCGAGGACCGGAGAAGCGCAGCCACGTGCTTGCAGACCAGAGGGATGCTCTTGGGGGTTTTTGACGGCCACGCAGGCTGCGCTTGTTCCCAGGCGGTCAGTGAGAGACTCTTCTATTATATTGCCGTCTCTTTGTTACCCCATGAGACTTTGCTAGAGATTGAAAATGCAGTAGAGAGCGGTCGGGCCCTGCTGCCCATTCTCCAGTGGCACAAGCACCCCAATGATTACTTCAGTAAGGAGGCATCCAAATTGTATTTCAACAGCTTGAGGACTTACTGGCAAGAACTTATAGACCTCAACACTGGGGAGTCTACTGATATCGATGTCAAGGAGGCTTTAATTAACGCTTTCAAGAGGCTTGACAATGACATCTCTTTGGAGGCTCAAGTTGGTGATCCCAATTCTTTCCTCAACTACCTGGTGCTTCGAGTGGCATTTTCTGGGGCCACTGCTTGTGTGGCCCATGTGGATGGTGTTGACCTTCATGTGGCCAATACCGGTGACAGCAGAGCCATGCTGGGTGTGCAGGAAGAGGATGGCTCCTGGTCAGCAGTCACTCTCTCCAATGACCACAATgcacagaatgagagagaactgGAACGGCTGAAACTGGAACATCCAAAGAATGAGGCCAAGAGTGTGGTGAAACAGGATCGGCTGCTCGGCTTGTTGATGCCTTTTAGGGCTTTCGGAGATGTAAAGTTCAAATGGAGCATTGACCTTCAAAAGAGGGTGATAGAATCAGGCCCAGACCAGTTGAATGACAATGAATATACCAAGTTTATCCCTCCTAATTATTACACGCCTCCTTATCTCACTGCTGAGCCAGAGGTAACTTACCACCGACTGAGGCCACAGGATAAGTTTCTAGTATTGGCTACTGATGGGCTGTGGGAGACTATGCATAGGCAGGATGTGGTTAGGATTGTGGGTGAGTACCTGACTGGCATGCATCACCAGCagcccatagctgttggcggctACAAGGTGACTCTAGGACAGATGCATGGCCTTTTAACAGAGAGGAGAGCCAAGATGTCCTCGGTATTTGAGGACCAGAATGCAGCAACCCATCTCATTCGTCACGCGGTAGGCAACAACGAGTTTGGGACTGTTGATCACGAGCGCCTTTCCAAAATGCTTAGTCTTCCTGAGGAACTTGCTCGGATGTACAGAGACGACATTACAATCATTGTGGTTCAGTTCAATTCGCATGTGGTAGGGGCGTATCAAAACCAAGACTAG